Proteins encoded within one genomic window of Microbacterium soli:
- a CDS encoding glycosyltransferase, with the protein MHIVQIVPSIGRGSGVAGVAWELQEQFRAMGHSTEALTAQILGGAQSAPRSLLTHRLSRLRAAVAVSVLGGRRARRLLDARPDAVSICHNAALAGDVYVNHGVVAETMRARGHGRWRMLRNPLHVFTHLRDRHRYRGDTHRAVVALTAAEVDVLQRTYGRVHPPVHVIAHGVDLDRFRPPTAAERRDARSRLKLDEDHRVALFVGHELDRKGVGLLIDALVDATTVLLLVVGGYRSAVDRMTRRARANGVQDRVLFVGPQNDLARWFAAADMFTMPSAYESFGLVYTEALASGLPVIATRVGVAPELIVDGENGYLVDADAKQIADRMERLAAESVDDLRAACRASVTHLTWRRTAERYVGLLSGIAARRGRG; encoded by the coding sequence ATGCACATCGTGCAGATCGTCCCCTCGATCGGCCGCGGCAGCGGGGTCGCGGGAGTCGCCTGGGAGCTTCAGGAGCAGTTCCGGGCGATGGGGCACTCGACCGAGGCGCTCACCGCGCAGATCCTGGGCGGGGCACAGAGCGCACCCCGCTCACTGCTCACCCACCGTCTGTCGCGGCTGAGGGCCGCGGTCGCGGTCAGCGTCCTCGGCGGGCGGCGCGCACGGCGGCTGCTCGATGCCCGACCGGATGCCGTGTCGATCTGCCACAACGCGGCGCTGGCCGGTGACGTGTACGTGAACCATGGCGTGGTGGCGGAGACCATGCGCGCACGCGGGCACGGTCGGTGGCGGATGCTGCGCAATCCCCTGCACGTCTTCACGCATCTGCGCGACCGGCACCGGTATCGGGGCGACACCCACCGCGCGGTCGTCGCGCTCACGGCCGCCGAAGTGGACGTGCTGCAGCGGACCTACGGGCGGGTGCACCCTCCCGTGCATGTGATCGCGCACGGCGTCGACCTGGACCGCTTCCGCCCGCCCACCGCTGCGGAGCGCCGCGACGCGCGGTCACGGCTCAAGCTCGATGAGGATCACCGCGTGGCGCTGTTCGTCGGTCACGAGCTCGACCGCAAGGGCGTCGGGTTGCTCATCGACGCCCTGGTGGACGCGACGACCGTCCTGCTGCTGGTCGTCGGCGGATACCGGTCCGCCGTGGACCGGATGACCCGGCGGGCCCGGGCGAACGGGGTGCAGGACCGCGTGCTGTTCGTCGGGCCGCAGAACGACCTCGCCCGTTGGTTCGCCGCCGCCGACATGTTCACGATGCCCAGCGCGTACGAGTCCTTCGGGCTCGTGTACACCGAGGCTCTGGCATCCGGCCTGCCCGTGATCGCCACCCGCGTCGGCGTCGCGCCGGAGCTGATCGTGGACGGCGAGAACGGCTACCTGGTCGACGCGGATGCGAAGCAGATCGCCGATCGGATGGAGAGGCTCGCCGCGGAGTCCGTCGACGATCTGCGTGCCGCGTGCCGGGCCTCGGTGACGCATCTGACCTGGCGGCGCACCGCGGAGCGCTATGTCGGACTGCTCTCGGGGATCGCAGCGCGGAGAGGGCGCGGATGA
- a CDS encoding glycosyltransferase family 4 protein, with translation MRIVHLVRSDRFAGVEQFVLRLAIAQVRAGHRVEVLGGAPDRMADASRAAGVAWHPASAVRTALSALRARRDDADVVNTHMTDADVTAVLALGRRGPALVSTRHFALPRGRVLGIPLDLFVRRRVDAEIAISSAVAEATGIPSTVVHSGVPAASPSPATTPARMILMAQRLQPEKRADIGIRAFAASGLADRGWRLDIAGDGPLRAELEELIDTLGAGGSVRLRGFRDDMPDLLRTASLFLAPCDIEGLGLAVLEAMAAGVAPVAAAAAGHLDVLAGLDERSGFRAGDVEDAADALRAFAGDDERRARLAEAAQRRARTEFSLDQQVAGSDEVYRRAIEHARARGWRP, from the coding sequence ATGAGGATCGTGCATCTGGTCCGCTCGGACCGCTTCGCCGGTGTCGAGCAGTTCGTGCTCCGTCTCGCGATCGCTCAGGTGCGGGCCGGACACCGGGTCGAGGTGCTCGGCGGCGCTCCCGACCGGATGGCGGATGCGAGCCGGGCGGCAGGGGTCGCCTGGCACCCCGCATCCGCTGTCCGCACGGCGCTGTCCGCGCTGCGCGCTCGGCGCGACGACGCCGACGTCGTCAACACGCACATGACGGATGCCGATGTCACGGCCGTCCTGGCGCTGGGACGACGCGGGCCCGCCCTGGTGTCCACCCGGCACTTCGCCCTGCCTCGGGGCCGGGTGCTCGGCATCCCGCTCGACCTGTTCGTGCGCCGGAGGGTGGATGCCGAGATCGCGATCAGCTCGGCCGTGGCGGAGGCCACGGGCATCCCGTCGACGGTGGTGCACTCCGGCGTCCCCGCCGCAAGCCCCTCCCCCGCCACGACGCCCGCGCGCATGATCCTCATGGCGCAGCGCCTCCAGCCCGAGAAGCGCGCGGACATCGGCATCCGCGCCTTCGCCGCCTCCGGACTCGCCGACCGCGGCTGGCGCCTCGACATCGCCGGAGACGGGCCGCTGCGCGCGGAGCTGGAGGAGCTGATCGACACGCTCGGGGCGGGTGGCTCCGTGCGTCTGCGTGGGTTCCGCGACGACATGCCCGACCTCCTCCGTACGGCCTCCCTGTTCCTGGCTCCGTGCGACATCGAAGGGCTGGGGCTGGCCGTGCTCGAGGCCATGGCCGCCGGTGTCGCACCGGTCGCCGCGGCGGCCGCAGGGCACCTGGACGTGCTGGCGGGGCTGGACGAGCGCAGCGGGTTCCGCGCGGGAGACGTCGAGGACGCCGCTGATGCGCTGCGCGCGTTCGCCGGCGACGACGAGCGTCGTGCCCGGCTCGCCGAGGCGGCGCAGCGCCGGGCGCGCACGGAGTTCTCCCTGGACCAGCAGGTCGCGGGTTCCGACGAGGTCTATCGTCGTGCGATCGAGCACGCCCGAGCACGGGGGTGGCGGCCATGA
- a CDS encoding glycosyltransferase, which translates to MSDPSAPKDLVVLSLERWDGVWRRNQHLLSGLLAAEPRLRVLFVEPPDDPVHDLLGGRRPRFGTRLRRIDERLWGLRPVKRLPRRVDRRVDERLAGAVQRAADHLGMRRPALWVNDPAAVQLAQRTGWPVLYDMTDDWLAADRPDAERERIAAGEAWLLRHARTVVACSPELVRRKSAQRADIALVRNGVDADRYRTPLPRPSDLPDEPYALYVGTLHRDRIDVELCAATASALRGRGRLVLVGPEAWAAADARRVRDAGVLVLGARPHDAVPAYLQHADVLVVPHRITEFTESLDPIKLYEYRAVGRPIVSTPVAGFRDADGVRIADSAAFAEAVADAVPATSQFPDGAEDGDADWSLRVADFRAASGI; encoded by the coding sequence ATGAGCGATCCATCGGCTCCGAAGGATCTCGTGGTGCTGTCGCTGGAGCGCTGGGACGGGGTCTGGCGCCGCAACCAGCATCTGCTGTCGGGCCTGCTCGCCGCCGAGCCTCGACTGCGCGTGCTGTTCGTCGAACCGCCCGACGACCCTGTTCACGACCTTCTCGGCGGACGTCGCCCGCGCTTCGGGACTCGACTGCGCCGCATCGACGAGCGGCTGTGGGGACTGCGGCCGGTGAAGCGGCTGCCACGGCGCGTCGACCGTCGAGTGGACGAGCGCCTGGCCGGCGCGGTGCAGCGTGCGGCCGACCACCTGGGCATGCGCCGACCTGCGCTGTGGGTCAATGATCCGGCCGCCGTGCAGCTCGCCCAGCGCACGGGCTGGCCGGTGCTGTACGACATGACCGACGACTGGCTGGCCGCCGACCGTCCCGATGCCGAGCGGGAGCGCATCGCGGCCGGTGAGGCCTGGCTGCTGCGGCACGCCCGGACGGTGGTCGCGTGCTCCCCCGAGCTCGTGCGGCGCAAGTCGGCCCAGCGGGCGGATATCGCCCTGGTGCGCAACGGCGTCGACGCGGACCGGTACCGGACGCCCCTGCCGCGCCCGTCCGACCTCCCCGACGAGCCGTACGCCCTGTACGTCGGGACTCTTCACCGCGACCGCATCGACGTGGAGCTGTGCGCGGCGACGGCGAGCGCCCTGCGCGGCAGAGGCCGGCTCGTGCTCGTCGGGCCGGAGGCGTGGGCTGCGGCGGATGCTCGGCGCGTGCGGGACGCGGGGGTGCTCGTGCTGGGGGCGCGCCCGCATGACGCCGTGCCCGCGTACCTGCAGCATGCGGACGTCCTGGTCGTCCCGCATCGGATCACGGAGTTCACGGAGAGCCTCGACCCGATCAAGCTGTACGAGTACCGGGCCGTGGGACGGCCGATCGTGTCCACACCGGTGGCGGGGTTCCGGGATGCGGACGGGGTGCGCATCGCCGACAGCGCAGCCTTCGCGGAGGCCGTGGCGGATGCGGTCCCCGCGACGTCGCAGTTTCCGGACGGCGCGGAGGACGGCGACGCGGACTGGTCGCTGCGGGTCGCAGACTTCCGGGCGGCGTCCGGGATCTGA
- a CDS encoding glycosyltransferase family 2 protein: MRRTAVVVVATFRRPDHVRICLEHLQRQTIAPRRIVVVDASPDDETREVVAGFDRVEYRRNELGLGTLAASRAIGTVDATEDVIAFIDDDAYAEPDWLEWLLAAYEPPDVGAVGGRARMGQDGEERDGIERIGRFLRNGRLTGNFAADPQRVIEVDHMLGANMSVRTDVLRSFGGIHDYYPGTCLREDSDLAFRVKLAGYRIVYAPEAVVLHVAGAYSKGARFDLRYRFYGARNHILLLTTTLGWTDPHLIRYLASMAASSGAAAAAGFRDWSSKSGLRARLRGVGGGIVRAGADIAGTVIGLLAAIRPHDRAREVNAPLRSTGAVPHRTTGGSAGER; encoded by the coding sequence ATGCGGAGGACCGCGGTCGTGGTCGTGGCGACGTTCCGGCGGCCGGACCACGTCCGGATCTGTCTGGAGCATCTGCAACGCCAGACGATCGCCCCGCGGCGGATCGTCGTCGTCGACGCCTCCCCCGACGATGAGACCCGTGAGGTCGTGGCAGGGTTCGACCGCGTCGAGTACCGCCGCAACGAGTTGGGGCTCGGCACGCTCGCGGCCTCGCGCGCCATCGGGACGGTGGATGCGACGGAGGACGTCATCGCGTTCATCGATGATGATGCCTATGCCGAACCGGACTGGCTGGAGTGGCTGCTCGCTGCTTATGAGCCGCCGGATGTCGGCGCCGTCGGTGGCCGTGCTCGAATGGGACAGGACGGCGAGGAACGCGACGGCATCGAGCGGATCGGCAGATTCCTGCGCAACGGGCGCCTCACGGGGAACTTCGCCGCCGATCCTCAACGCGTGATCGAAGTCGATCACATGCTGGGAGCGAACATGTCGGTGCGCACGGACGTGCTGCGCTCCTTCGGTGGCATCCACGACTACTATCCCGGCACCTGTCTGCGTGAGGACAGCGACCTCGCTTTCCGGGTCAAGCTCGCGGGATACCGCATTGTATACGCCCCTGAGGCGGTGGTGCTGCACGTCGCCGGTGCGTACTCCAAAGGCGCGCGATTCGACCTGCGCTACCGGTTCTACGGCGCGCGCAACCACATCCTGCTCCTGACGACCACACTGGGCTGGACGGATCCGCATCTGATCCGCTATCTCGCCTCGATGGCGGCGTCCTCGGGTGCGGCAGCAGCGGCGGGATTCCGGGACTGGTCCTCCAAGAGTGGACTGCGTGCGCGGCTTCGCGGAGTGGGCGGCGGCATCGTGCGCGCCGGGGCGGACATCGCAGGCACGGTGATCGGACTGCTCGCCGCAATACGTCCTCACGACCGTGCGCGCGAGGTCAATGCGCCACTGCGGTCGACGGGAGCCGTACCGCACCGGACAACAGGTGGCTCCGCAGGTGAGCGGTGA
- a CDS encoding polysaccharide pyruvyl transferase family protein, whose translation MPRYEGALRRRSRQLRRLADALTVPRARREGVIVPAFWWDGHPNFGDDLTPALLPRYGIVPLYREPRAARLVGVDSLLEFMPADYAGAIWGAGLMKDARHPLPRAAALAVRGPLTAERLGLRVEPAFGDPGILVSRHITQPPPDGRIAVVPHGHHRSHERLARLIAEAGDAARTVNVHQRAAGAVRAIAAARAVITTSLHGLITADAYGIPAVWTTLEPPLGGGDFEFRDYEAAVTPGRTRYRPFADAGSLADFVDGAWSADRAVVQRLGDGLETALTDVRGLGSGDFPLGAMRALLRS comes from the coding sequence ATGCCGAGATACGAAGGCGCGCTGAGGCGGCGCAGCAGGCAGCTGCGCCGGCTCGCTGACGCGCTGACCGTGCCGCGCGCGCGTCGAGAAGGCGTGATCGTCCCCGCCTTCTGGTGGGATGGGCATCCGAACTTCGGCGATGATCTGACTCCGGCGCTGCTGCCCCGGTACGGGATCGTCCCGCTGTATCGGGAGCCTCGTGCAGCGCGCCTGGTCGGTGTCGACAGCCTGCTGGAGTTCATGCCCGCCGACTACGCCGGTGCGATCTGGGGTGCGGGGTTGATGAAAGATGCACGGCATCCGCTTCCGCGCGCCGCGGCACTCGCCGTTCGGGGACCGCTCACTGCCGAGCGGCTCGGTCTGCGAGTCGAACCCGCGTTCGGCGACCCGGGCATCCTCGTCTCCCGACACATCACGCAGCCTCCGCCGGACGGACGCATCGCGGTCGTGCCGCACGGCCATCACCGGTCGCACGAGCGGCTCGCGCGGCTGATCGCCGAGGCAGGGGATGCGGCGCGCACGGTGAACGTGCATCAGCGAGCGGCGGGGGCCGTCCGCGCGATCGCTGCGGCGCGCGCGGTGATCACCACATCGCTGCACGGGCTGATCACCGCCGACGCCTACGGGATCCCCGCGGTCTGGACCACCCTGGAACCCCCGCTGGGAGGCGGAGACTTCGAGTTCCGAGACTACGAGGCGGCAGTCACCCCCGGGCGCACGCGATATCGGCCGTTCGCGGATGCCGGTTCACTGGCCGACTTCGTGGACGGGGCGTGGTCCGCCGACCGCGCCGTCGTGCAGCGGCTCGGCGATGGTCTCGAAACCGCGCTCACGGATGTCCGCGGTCTGGGATCAGGTGACTTCCCGCTGGGCGCGATGCGCGCGCTTCTGCGCAGCTGA
- a CDS encoding ABC transporter ATP-binding protein — MGRQSRMTELRRLLETTGAAPGRWIATTVAVSLLLAGLDMVGVLAMLPLMQLITSGDTDGFFLEAVSRLVGSTDVGQLLPLVSGLVMLAFLLKSVGALVFRWWLLGRTTRISALAASELMHRYVLAPYSAHRRRSASEVYRNINDATMQSSSVLLATVSMATDIATIAAIVAVLTWSSPIATLFAAIAFGIAVFGVQRMLRRRQLAVGEVTAAAALESWQALIPGIEGFRETRLTSSSDVFVNRFRNARLRGAHAQRVMGILSDIPRYMLEIAFILAIAAIAGVLALTGSGDQILTVLGVFAAASVRLLPTLTRITANVATMRGGSAGLRIMVDALDELASEGQYEAGAAAKPISGEITVHDLVFRFPDSSENVLDGITLTIPENRTTAFVGASGAGKSTLLDLLLGLLSPTTGEIRCDGHRIDEDLATWHAGLGVVPQDVFLANLSLAENIAFGQERDAIDRERLNEVVRLALLEDVVEELPDGLDTLVGDRGARLSGGQRQRLGLARALYRRPTVLVLDEATSALDNATEFEISQTLQRLQGSMTIIVVAHRLSTVRHVDQLVFLRRGQVAARGTFDEVRAQDAEFARLVKLGSLE, encoded by the coding sequence ATGGGGCGTCAGTCCAGGATGACTGAACTGCGCCGGCTCCTTGAGACCACGGGCGCCGCGCCCGGGCGCTGGATCGCCACCACGGTGGCCGTGTCGCTCCTTCTCGCCGGGCTCGACATGGTCGGTGTGCTGGCGATGCTGCCGCTCATGCAGCTCATCACGAGCGGGGACACCGACGGCTTCTTCCTCGAGGCCGTCTCGCGGCTGGTCGGCAGCACGGATGTCGGGCAGCTGCTGCCGCTGGTGTCCGGGCTGGTCATGCTCGCGTTCCTGCTCAAGAGCGTCGGCGCGCTGGTGTTCCGCTGGTGGCTGCTGGGGCGGACGACGCGCATCTCCGCGCTCGCCGCGTCGGAGCTCATGCACCGCTACGTACTCGCCCCGTACAGCGCCCACCGCCGGCGCAGCGCCAGCGAGGTGTACCGCAACATCAACGACGCCACGATGCAGAGTTCGAGCGTGCTCCTGGCCACGGTGAGCATGGCGACGGACATCGCGACCATCGCCGCGATCGTCGCCGTGCTCACGTGGAGCTCGCCGATCGCCACGCTCTTCGCCGCGATCGCGTTCGGCATCGCCGTGTTCGGCGTGCAGCGGATGCTGCGGCGCCGCCAGCTGGCGGTCGGCGAGGTGACCGCGGCCGCGGCGCTGGAGTCGTGGCAGGCGCTGATCCCCGGCATCGAGGGATTCCGTGAGACGCGTCTGACCTCCAGCTCGGACGTGTTCGTGAACAGGTTCCGCAACGCCCGGCTGCGCGGAGCCCACGCGCAGCGGGTGATGGGCATCCTCAGCGACATCCCGCGGTACATGCTCGAGATCGCCTTCATCCTCGCCATCGCCGCGATCGCCGGTGTGCTCGCCCTCACGGGATCCGGGGATCAGATCCTCACGGTGCTGGGCGTCTTCGCCGCCGCATCCGTGCGACTCCTGCCCACGCTCACACGGATCACCGCGAATGTCGCGACCATGCGCGGCGGCAGCGCGGGACTGCGGATCATGGTGGATGCCCTCGACGAGCTGGCATCGGAGGGGCAGTACGAGGCCGGCGCCGCTGCGAAGCCGATCTCCGGTGAGATCACCGTCCACGACCTCGTCTTCCGCTTCCCCGACTCCTCGGAGAACGTGCTCGACGGCATCACTCTGACGATCCCCGAGAACCGCACGACGGCCTTCGTCGGCGCCAGCGGCGCAGGCAAGAGCACACTGCTCGATCTGCTGCTCGGGCTGCTGTCGCCGACGACGGGGGAGATCCGCTGCGACGGGCACCGGATCGACGAGGATCTCGCGACCTGGCACGCCGGTCTCGGCGTCGTCCCCCAAGACGTCTTCCTCGCCAACCTGTCTCTCGCTGAGAACATCGCATTCGGTCAGGAGCGCGACGCGATCGACCGCGAGCGCCTCAACGAGGTGGTGCGCCTCGCGCTGCTCGAGGATGTGGTCGAGGAGCTTCCCGACGGCCTCGACACGCTCGTGGGAGACCGCGGCGCGCGGCTGTCGGGCGGCCAGCGTCAGCGGCTGGGCCTGGCCCGTGCGCTGTACCGCCGACCGACCGTGCTGGTGCTCGACGAGGCGACCTCGGCGCTCGACAACGCCACCGAGTTCGAGATCTCGCAGACCCTGCAGCGGCTGCAGGGGTCGATGACGATCATCGTGGTGGCGCACCGGCTGTCGACGGTGCGCCATGTCGATCAGCTCGTCTTCCTGCGTCGCGGTCAGGTCGCCGCACGGGGCACGTTCGACGAGGTCCGCGCCCAGGACGCCGAGTTCGCACGGCTCGTGAAGCTGGGGTCGTTGGAGTAG
- a CDS encoding glycosyltransferase family 1 protein gives MTRGPRLSIATIATATPMGAQAYERRIIAQAEDALAATSAAAWRFRELTVRSLRSPLPGARRLPMRFVARAPASVRREIGRMLFSGDAVSHRMGLELPPSPRADVVTLHDVVAWRFADESSPVPAAAEELRRAAAVICVSEFSALEAVEVLGIPHPHVVHNGVDARYFDAPPMDDDARRALNLPGPYVLHAGGAAERKNLAALAAAWPRVRSERPGLTLALAGPPHPRRTALFDGMPGVVLLGRLPDEAMPGLVAAASAVVVPSLYEGFGLPVLEAMAANVPAVVANTSSLPEVAGGHAILVDPDAAALAGGLIDATSADSALAGMVRGARTHADGFTWERSALGHARIWESLR, from the coding sequence GTGACACGTGGACCCCGACTGAGCATCGCGACCATCGCGACGGCGACGCCGATGGGCGCCCAGGCGTACGAGCGGCGGATCATCGCGCAGGCGGAGGACGCCCTCGCGGCGACGTCGGCGGCGGCGTGGCGCTTCCGCGAACTCACGGTGCGGTCGCTGCGCTCCCCCCTGCCGGGTGCGCGTCGGCTGCCGATGCGGTTCGTCGCACGCGCCCCGGCGTCGGTGCGACGCGAGATCGGACGGATGCTGTTCTCGGGCGACGCGGTCTCCCACCGCATGGGGCTCGAGCTGCCGCCGTCTCCCCGAGCGGACGTCGTGACGCTGCACGACGTCGTCGCGTGGCGCTTCGCCGACGAGTCCTCCCCCGTCCCCGCCGCGGCTGAGGAGCTGCGCCGCGCCGCCGCGGTGATCTGCGTCTCGGAGTTCAGCGCGCTGGAGGCGGTCGAGGTGCTGGGCATCCCGCATCCGCATGTCGTGCACAACGGCGTGGATGCGCGCTACTTCGATGCGCCGCCGATGGACGACGACGCGCGGCGGGCGCTGAACCTGCCCGGTCCGTACGTGCTGCACGCGGGCGGCGCCGCAGAGCGCAAGAACCTCGCCGCCCTGGCCGCGGCCTGGCCGAGGGTGCGCAGCGAACGGCCCGGGCTGACGCTCGCGCTGGCCGGTCCGCCGCATCCGCGTCGCACGGCGCTCTTCGACGGGATGCCGGGAGTCGTACTGCTCGGGCGACTGCCCGACGAGGCGATGCCGGGTCTGGTCGCCGCGGCGAGCGCCGTGGTGGTGCCCTCGTTGTACGAGGGGTTCGGCCTTCCTGTGCTCGAGGCGATGGCGGCGAACGTCCCGGCCGTGGTTGCGAACACGAGCAGCCTCCCGGAGGTGGCCGGCGGTCACGCCATCCTCGTCGATCCCGACGCCGCCGCTCTCGCGGGCGGGTTGATCGATGCGACGTCAGCGGATTCCGCCCTGGCGGGGATGGTGCGCGGGGCGCGCACACACGCCGACGGGTTCACCTGGGAGCGCAGCGCCCTCGGTCACGCGCGCATCTGGGAATCGCTGCGATGA